From the Streptomyces nodosus genome, the window GCAGGATGTCCACGGGGGCCTGGAGCAGCGCGGACCAGGGCAGCAGCCGGACGACCTCGCCGAGGGCGCCCGGGAAGACATTGAGCGGCAGCAGCATGCCCGAGCAGAAGATCGCCGTCAGCACCGCCAGCTGGGAGACGCCCGCCCCGTCCAGCAGCCAGAACGCGCACAGCGCGACGACGAAACGGATCGCGAAGCTGACCAGGGTCCCGAGCAGCACCGCGATCAAAAAGGCGACCCAGGTCAGCGGGGAGACGGGCAGCGCCAGCGGAAAGAGCAGCGCACCGAACACCAGCGGGAGCAGGCCCCGGCCGAGCAGATGGAACAGCGCCCGCCCCAGATCCGAGGCCAGCCACCACAGCTGGAGATCGGCGGGCCGGTACAGATCGACGGCGATGTCACCGGTGCGGATGCGCTCGATCAGCTCGTCCTCGAAGCCGCCGCCCAGCACCGCCACCGTCATCAGCAGGCCCTGGCTCACCCAGACAAAGGTC encodes:
- a CDS encoding ABC transporter permease, coding for MGTGRLYAAVAAGGFRRYATYRMATAAGVFTNTVFGLILAYTYLALWDQRPHLGGYDQAQAVTFVWVSQGLLMTVAVLGGGFEDELIERIRTGDIAVDLYRPADLQLWWLASDLGRALFHLLGRGLLPLVFGALLFPLALPVSPLTWVAFLIAVLLGTLVSFAIRFVVALCAFWLLDGAGVSQLAVLTAIFCSGMLLPLNVFPGALGEVVRLLPWSALLQAPVDILLGTADPLPTYAFQALWAVLLLALGRLVQSAATRRVVVQGG